From the Argentina anserina chromosome 3, drPotAnse1.1, whole genome shotgun sequence genome, the window ACCATGATGATTTTTGAAGAGGGTCAAAAGTAGAATTTAGCAAAGAGAAGACTCCTCAGACCACAAAACAGCAAAGAGAAGCTCCTTCCGAAGGAAGTCGGGACCAAACGAAGAAGGTTCGACTTAGACAGTTCTTCGACCCCACTATGTCCAAAGTTTCATGTTCATGATAAACAACCACTTTCCCTCCTTTCTCTTTATATAttcacaaacaaaaacaattccCCAACAAATTCCACCAGAACACACAAAACTCGCTTCCCCCCTTAGGACAACCCCACACTGACCTAAACTACCCCCATAACCCACTTCTCTCAGTCTCTCAGTTTCTCTGTCTAAAAACTTTGAAAGCTGTTAGTGCAGAAAGGTACGACCTTTACTCTTCTCTTTGATTCTATTACCATTATTCTGGTGTGTTTACATTATCATCagcattttcttttggttttctgattTGGGTTTGTCTTCAATTTGTGAACTGATTTTTGGTTTTGCTTGGTTTTTCTGTGTGAACTGGATGCTTTATTTACTGGGTTTGGCTCTTGCTTCGAAACCCATTTCGTTTCACTGCTTAGTTTCACTTTTCGGCTACTTTTTGATCGAATTTCTTCCTGCATTGCTTTGTGTTCTGTAATGGTTAGTTGAAAGGTTCAACCTTTTTGTTATGTATTTCTTATTCGATCATCATGGAGGGACCAAATATTTtggaaccaaaaaaaaaaaaaacaaactaaatTGGGTGATCAGAAGTTGGGATTTGTTGGAGTTCAAGTTGGGAACAGAAAAGACTgttcttttcttatatttttgcTTGTTTTAGTTTTGATATAGAGTTATTTGTTATTGGTTACAATTGATACAGAGTTATTTGTTTTGGGGATGATCGTCATTCATATTGAAAGCAATGccattttaaatttcattcacgTTTATAAACCTGTAGCTTGATCGGCCGTGTTCGAGTTTCTTTTTGCATATTTTCTATATCCTACCTTGTTTATCCTAAAACTTGATCGTCTTTTGAATGGCTTGAATGAGTGAGATAAAGTGCCAATCGAACAAGTACATGGACGTTTGTTTTTGGATTATCTAGTTGTTTTAAGGATCATATAGTAATATAGTGTCGTGTACACAATTATTAACATAAATGGATACGGTTTCCTCCGAGTCTTTTTCATATAGGAGTCCATATCTAACACTTTGGAAGCCTTTTGTAGATCTGTTGGTTGCTCATGGAAACTGAAGGAGCCTCATCTGTCACAGTTCGAAAGAATACACAGACACCTAAGGCTATTATACACGAAAAGTTTGGTGCCAATGCTTGCTATACACTTGAGGAAGTGCATGAGTCTGCTGAAAATGGATGTCCAGGATTAGCCATTGTGCAGAAAGGCCCTTGCCTTTACTGCTGTACCTTGAAGCTTCCGGAAATTACTGTTGTATCTGGGAagtttaaaaagaagaaggatgcTGAACAGGCTGCTGCTGAGTTGGCTTTGGAAAAGGTGTGGttgaatataaattaataatcatTATGTTCGATGTCAGTGAATATGAATATTATCGAACGATGTCATAAGTGTTGCTTCCAAAGTTGTCCCTGTAGAAGTACTcttaaaaacttttttttttgggttttttaaCCATCTTATGGCTATTGTTGGTAATCATTTATTCCATTTCTGCAGCTGCGCTTTAATCCTGCCGCAAAAAGGTCCTCTCTTCCAGAAACATGGGATGGCTTAGTTTCCCAAGTCAAATATCTATTTTCAGACGAGGTTTGTAGTCCTTGAGCACATACATGTTCAAACTTTATAAATTATGGCTCAAACCTGCCCCTGTATGTTTCATTGTTACAGTTCCTTTCATCTCTTCATCCGCTGGGAGGTCATTTGAGAGCAGCTTTGCAAAGAGAAGGTCATCGCGCTGGCTTCGTCCCTGCTTGTGCCTTAGCCGTCTTTGACGCAACACTAAATAATTTGTGCAAATCCATTGATCCTAAGGTGGAATTAGATCCCTTCTTAATTATATCATATGTTATAAGGGCAGCTGCTAGATTATCTGGATATATTGCTAGTTCAGAGGAAGAGCTCTGGATTAGGAGGGAAAATCCATACCCTCCTGAAATTATAGAGTTATCTTGTATCCAGCCAATTCCAAACAAATCAGGCTGCCCTGAAATTCTTATGGTTGAAGCCATAATTATACCCTGTTCACTGGAGAAGACTGTTGAAAGGGTTATCCTTAATCTTACATCTTCTGGTTATTACCTGGATGCTATTGCTAAACAACTTGGGTTGTTGGAAGCTTCAGACCTTATGATCTCAAGGTATACGGGCGGTTAACCCTGAAAATTTTGGAAGACATAGATCTGTAATTGTCTGTGCTAAATGAGTGATGCATATTTTCATGGATTCTTTGACAATTGACAGGCCTATAGGTAAGGCTTCTTCTGAGACAAGGCTGCACTTTGCTGCTCCAAAGCAATCTCTGTTGGATATTTCTTCAGATGCTCATTCCAAAGAAGTTTGTAGCTTTGAAGGATCTTCAAATGCAAGAGCAAGTTACTTGTCTGGTCAAAATATATATGGTGATGCTATATTGGCAACGATTGGCTACACATGGAGATCCAAGGACCTTTTCTATGAAGATGTATCTTTGAAATCATATTACAGGTCTTCTTTAACTTTAGCTACATCAAAGTctgctttttattttttcaccCCCCAATAATTTGAAAAACACATAGCAAATATGAATTACTCCCTTTCGTGCgtcattttatttttaggtGCAAATTAGATTGTATAATTTGGTCTTACTTGGATGTGGTTCGGCAGGATGCTTATTGGCAAGACACCAAGTGGACTTTACAAGCTGTCCAGAGGGAAAATACTTGCAGCCGAGTTACCTTTGGCATTTACTACAAATGCAAAATGGAAAGGTTTGTTACCAAGGGAGATACTATGTACATTCTGTCGTCAGCATCGGCTTTCTCAGCCTATCTTCTCTACTTTGAGTCTAGAAGAATCATCTGACTCGTCACAATCACACAAGAAGTTAAGGGTGACAGACTTGGGTGTGAAAGACACAGAACATGCAAATGGTTGTGTTGTTGCTACTGGTGCAAATGAAACAGTAAAATCTGGAGGTAGCTTCAGCTGTGAACTAAAAGTACATTCGAAATTTCAGGATTTGATTTTAGAATGCTCACCAAAAATTTCTTTCAGAATGCAGAATGATTCTGTCCAAAATGCTTCTTTGAAAGTTCTATTATGGTTAGATATATATTTTACGGATCCAAATGTGTCGTTTGAGACATTAAAGGCTTCTGCTGATGACCTTGACATTAGATTTGAACcaaatttttttgttgaagcATTTAAGCTTTGCCAATTTTTTCGTAATGTTGGTCATAGTGAGATTGAAGAAGGCAAATTAGTAAATTCGAACTCAGTGAATGTACCAAAATCTCTCTCTGGACAAGGACTTCATTCGCTGATTATAGAAGGCCCTGATTCTGGTGTTTGTCCATCCAATGGGTCCTTATCATGTGTGAGTTATTCTGCATCTCTTGTGACTGAAGAGCATATGAAAGAACAACTGGAAAGCAGTGACGACTTTGAGTTTGAGATAGCATCTGGAGCTGTGAATCCGCATCTTGAATCAGTTCTCATTCAGATGTCTGTCGGTCAGTCTGCTTGTTTCTTTATGGATCTGCCCCCTCAAGATTTGATTTTTGCTGCAGCTGATGATTCTGCAAGAATGTTTTCCTTATTGTCTTCAAGTGAGTTGCTTATTTTCTATGTTAAATGTCTATAAAGAGCACCCAAATAGCCAGATTCTCCCAgaaatttatgaaaataattCTAGCTTAAATTGAGGGTTTCTTAAATTTTGCATTATGTGTGAGAAAAACATTTCATGGAATAGAGAGTGAGAGTTATTTTATCAGCATTAGCCATGATCAGTAATAATTAAATTCATGATCTTAACATTGAGCCGCTATCAATAATTTCATCAGATCTGTTGGACGTTTTGGACCTGCAAAGACAAGTAATTAGGAAAGAGTAAAACCTTGTTATTGATTCTCATTATAGGTATCAGTGCTTGATTTTTGTTCATGTTACAATTCTTTTGGGAAGAATTTATGTTTCGAGATATGAAAGAAGGTTCATTTGATTGGTGTTGTTGTTCTTCAGAAACCTGCTGCTTGGAGTTCACTATAAGGTTGTTGCGGGTAATAGAACCTTTGGAGGACAGAATGGAGCACGCCTTTTTCAGCCCTCCACTATCAAAACAGCGAGTGGAGTATGCAGTGCAAAGCATCAGAGAATCTTGTTCTGCTACTCTGGTGAATGGGTTGCTATTCTCTTTCGACTTTACACTAATTAAACGGGGCATTCAGTTTTATGTCCTTGTTGGTTGTTGCAGGTTGACTTTGGATGTGGCTCTGGTAGTTTGTTGGATTCCCTGTTAAATTACCCAACTTCTCTGGAAAAAATTGCTGGTGTGGATCTTTCACAAAAGAGTCTTACCAGTGCAGCAAAGGTCTGAACCATAATACAACCTTTGATGTTTTCATATATAAGATTTATTTGCTTACTATAATACATTCGGTGTATCTATCTATTCATTAATTAGCTGCCTGAAATAGAAAATAGTATTATGCTTGATAGATTTGGCTGCCTAGTATATATGGATTCTAAATATTATTACCAGAAAGCTTGGTGTTTTTAAGGTACTCAGGGAATGTATGCTTTCCCAATACACATAATAAACACTTTGtcaaaacttaaaaaaattgatgtgtattGATATTGCAAGCTTTTAGAGTTGTTTTACTTAGGCTGTAAATGATCCTTTGTTTATATTCTAGCTGGTTTcacttgtttgtttgtttgtttgtttgatgtTTCTACAATAAAGTTCATCTAGTTAACTACTTGGCGGTGATTCTTAATTTTCTATTATCATTGCAGATACTTAATACCAAATTAAGCTCAACTTCAGATGTTGATATCTCATCTACACCCCTAAAATCTGCAATTCTCTATGATGGTTCAGTTACAGATTCTGATTCTAGATTGTGTGGGTTTGATATCGGCACTTGCTTAGAGGTAATAACTTATGCCCATTCTTCTATGATCTTGTCAATGTGGATTGTTATCTACTTTGCactgaaaaaagaaacaacatATCAAGAAATGAACTTCGTTTATTGAAAGCCTTGTGGTATTCGGGCCTCACTCTATATGAAAGTTGTTTCCTCTTATCTCTGCCCATCTGTACTTTTTAACTTGAACATCTGTCCTCGacttatcttttcattacaaCTTGAAGACTTTAGATATCTCTATATTCTTTCATgtgcatatgtatatatgatgATCCATATTGTGGATGTGAATTGTGATATGTCCACCAGACCCAAAGTTGAGGGGAAATATCTAACTTGAAGAAGAATAGATTCTTGAAAATAATTACTTATATAGAGAGGAGTTCAAAAGTTATCTTTATGCGAATTTCAAATATTTGTTTATAAGAATAATTTCGGTCACCATGTCCATTAATCACTGTATTTGTGAAGGATCTTGTTTGTCCCGAGTCTTAAATCACTTGTCCTGTTTTTTAGCAATTGGTTATTGATATTGACTCTGAAAACCCTAGGTAATTGAGCATATGGAGGAAGATCAAGCGCATCTCTTTGGCAATGTGGCACTCAGTTATTTTTGTCCTAAGATACTTATTGTGTCAACTCCAAACTATGAATATAACGTCATACTACAGAAGTCTACTCTATCAACCCCAGAAGATGATCCGGATGAAAGAAGTGAATCACAACCTTGTAAGTTTCGTAACCATGATCACAAATTTGAGTGGACGAGAGCACAGTTCAATTGCTGGGCAACTGAATTGGCCACAAGGCACAACTACGATGTTGAGTTCAGTGGGGTTGGTGGATATGGTGATGAACCAGGTTTTGCTTCCCAGATTGCTGTTTTTAGACAGAGAACCATACCTCAGGAAGATCATCCTGAAGAAATCCCAGATTCAGAACATCCTTACCAAGTTATTTGGGAATGGACTAGTAACGATAGGTCATGATCTGCACTGTAAAAGAGAAGTCTTTATGTAACATATTATCCCATGAATGTGAGCTTTATCTTGGCTGCTGCCTTTCATGGATCATAGTTTTAGTTAAGAATCATAGAAAGTGGAAGTTGCAACAGTATCAACTAGAAATAGTTCAAGGACTCAAGTTATTGATATCCAATCTCATGACAATCGTATGTTTTTATTACCTACTGAATGTGCCCTAAAACGTTTACAGGTTTTCTTATGTAGAGTAACTTTTCATCTTCTGTGTTTTGTGCTGGTAATGATACGGAACATGAACTAATGAGTTTCAACTTACAAAATAAGAGATTGTGTAATGCAACTCAATGAAGTTCTCACGAGTATATTCACCGATTTTAGTTTTCATATAAGAGACACTTCCATTCCTTCAATTACAAATGGACACACCTAAAGACATAGAACTGATAATCTGACCATATCAGCTCTAGCCGGAGCAGTGTGCAAACAAATAGAAAGGGGTTTGCGTTCAGTGAGTTCTTACTAGAACTTCAGAATCTGTCAAACGGCTACTGATAgattttcataattttataaCTCTCTTTACCATTTTCATACTAATACATATCCTCAGTGAACCCAATCAGTAAAACTGCAcgtacacatatatatatatatatatatatatatatatatatatatatatatatatattttagcaTGAGGCTTTGGCTTGATGTGTTTAAAGTATGCAAGATGAGTTTCTTAATGCATATTCAGTTATTCACATGGAATAGAAAAGTAAGAAACATAATTTGGACTTGACGCTAAATTTAGCTCCTCTAAAACTTTCAGAACTTTTCTATTGTCTATAACTCAAGGCCGGCAGCTAAATCTAGTCAGTGTTTGGTTCACGTTCAGAACTCATTAGCTACTTCTACTCATCTCTATAAATAACCAAGTCCCTAACCGATTAGTTCACACTCTCAATCCTCTTAATCTTTCAATAGCAAGTAACTTCATCATCTGTTATATACAACTCTATAATGGCAAACCAAATTTTGGTATTGGCAGTCTTGACCATGACATCATTGACATGTACTCTGGTCATTGCATTTGAGCCTAGTCCATTGCAAGATTTCTGCGTAGCTGACACGACTAGCTCAGGTTAGTTTCAAAAACTGGTTTTCGTTCGTTCATGAATGCTGAACTGTATGCTGTAATTTGCATATACTAACATGTATGTTCGTCGATCCAGAGTACATCCTACTGACCTACTGTACGTACTTAACTTTTATTTTGGTACATATATTTTGTGCATCACAGTACCAAGAGTGAATGGCCTACCTTGCTTGGACTCCAAGCTAGCGCAAGCCGACCATTTCTTCTTCGGAGGGCTTCACATTGCCGGAAATACCTCAAACCCTCTCGGAGTTAGAATCACCCCAGTCAATGTGGCCCAAATTTCAGGACTCAACACCCTCGGAATCTCACTGGCCCGCATTGACTATGCACCGTGGGGTGTTACCCCTCCTCACACCCATCCTCGTGCCACCGAAATTCTAACAGTCTTGGAGGGCACTGTTGCTGTTGGGTTTGTGACTTCTAATCCTGACAACAAGCTCATTTCTAAGGTGCTTAACAAGGGTGATGTGTTTGTTTTCCCTGTGGGACTAGTTCACTACCAGCAAAATGTGGGTAATGGAACTGCAGTGTCACTCTCCTCTCTGAGCAGCCAAAACCCTGGAGTCATCACAATTGCTAATTCAGTTTTTGGAGCGAATCCTTCAATTTCGGATGATGTTCTGGCCAAGGCTTTCCAGGTGGACAAATCCATAATTAGTGAtcttcaaataaaattttagatGATCTTGTAGAAGAGAGATTTGAATTTGTATCATTATTCAGTACTATGTAGTACCTACGTACCTACCCTTTCGTTTATGTCTCTGATTTTGCTTTGATGAGTACTCAGAAGTCAGAACTTAGATTAGTAATAGTCTGTACCCTAATCTCCTCGAAAATGTGTGTACTGTACTTTGAAAGAGTCCTCAATGAAAAGTAGTTTGTGTATAATGTGCTCATTTTTCGGGTATAATGTGCTTGCCTTGCCGAACTTAATTAATGGTACTAAACTTGACCGTGTCATCAGTTGAATTTgaggattttgattcatgattttcttctgttaatttaaataatttctAGTTTACCAGAAGATGGTTCTAGTATTCACACAGTGCATATCATTGAATCATTGATGCACGTGTATACGTACGCCAATTGTTTAGAACGTTAGATTACAGGGACTACAGTAAAATTAAAAACGGCCGGATGATGCTACTAGTTTACATAGATATGACAGTTTAAGAGAGAACATCAGCATGCTAACTTaatttggtttggaagatCAGAGGCGTTCTTATGTTATGTCACACGTCAATTATattgataagaaaataatCTATGCCGTACCGCAttgtatttttcattttcacaaACCTCAAAATTAAGGACAATTTCGTTTTGGTTACTATTCACTTGCCACATAAAAagtctaaaacaaatattatAGTAAAGTTAATTTACTAGCTTTGGATATACAACTGAGCTCTACAAGGGCCGGCCGGCACAGCCTGGTTATTGTTACTTTGCATTAGTTCACCAATGTCAATCTGTAAATCACAATGTCAAgtgtactatatatatatatatatatatatatatatatatatatatatatatatatacacgtgTGTGTGTAAGTTCACTAAGTTGCTGGTTAATCTCTTCCTAGAAACCGGCCAACTGAATCCTTAgctagctctctctctctctctctctctctctctctctctctctctctctcttgatgGATACATCAATGGCGGCACCCTCTGAAACGTTCAGTTTGAAGATGCACTCTTTCAGCAACGACAACACGACGCAAAGCACGACGGCGACCCTCCAAATCCGAATTACACATAAGAGCCTTGTCCATGTCCAAACTTACAAAAACGTTCTTGTTGGTGGTGGTCTCACTTTTGTCCACGAGGTTAAAGTATCTCCGGTGGAGACCAGCGACCGCTTTGCAATGCCGCCACACGTCATAGCTTTGTCCCCAATGCGGCGGCGCTGCATCCTCAAGGCGCTAGCGAGTGTAAGCATTGACAGGTCCCTATGCGAGTGCTTGGCACCTTCATTGGAGAAGTACATCGTTCAAGAGGCGGAGAGTAATGGATACAAGGGCTTTGGGGTAGTGGCTGAGCTTGAAGTCACAAAAGTTTATGGTCATAAGCATAAAATGGCGGCAAAAACTCCATCTCATTTACTACGGCGACGTCAAGTTTCTAAACTTGATGTCCATGATCGTGAAATGGTATGTGGTATGATGGCTGCTTCTGATCACCCAAAAAAGATCGTATGATAGCAAGTAAATTAACTAGAGCATATTTGCACATTTATGTAACAAACGTTGTACTGGCTAGTAAACATAACCCAATAGTAAACGAATTCGTGGGACTTTGCAAGTATTGAGTTTGTTTCCTAGCGGAACATCATTTAGATTCTTAATATACTAGCCTCATAACATACTTTGTGTGTGCTATATTTAGTTCTTTTTGTTCTAAcagaaattgtaaaaaaaaaacatgatagTTATGTTTCTccttctattttttcttttcacttttatatttttcaaattacAATTATATTCTTCAAACTATAGTCAGATAGATTTTAGAGTTTAATAAACCCCAGATAATTTGTGTAgttcaaaaatttaaccaGTTAACATGTCGACTCTCcttcttattttattaatagaagataTATGAGAGCTTTTGCTCATAGCCTCATACAAATATAAGTTAGAGAAAATTAACATCTTGCAAACTACAAGTACTGCTCGGATTTGTTAGTATTTTGATTTAAATCAGGACGTGAGGTTTATATCTAAATATcactttttcatttctccttgtGCTTGCTCTTGTTTTAATGGGAGTATTCTACTTTGTATTAAGTGATTTAGGTTTGTGTTCATTTCAACTTCGATGACTTCCAAGTGTGGTGTGAATTAGGGATCTGAGAATTAACACAGAGTGTGTGTTAATCCTCCCTAACATAAGCTTACTTATGTGCATCATATAGTTATTCTCTAAatatcaatgttttaaaaaaaaagtgccTAAGACTCTATGCGTAAAAGGTGCAAGGCGCAAACGAAAAGGCCTTAGCCTTAGTTGCCTAGGAGTAGAGACGCCAAAGGCGTAGCTAGGCGCGTTTTGAGGCGTGAAAGACCAACAtctcaaatttatttatttatttatttatgaatagaaaatatattttttttaaagaagacaaactttttttagaaaatatataatttggaGGTGATGGTGGTGCTACTTTGGATGATGATTTTGGATTGTGATATTGATGACGATTTTAAATCTTGAAGTTAGTTCAccattgttcttgttttttttcatatttgaatATTAGTTAGTACTTTGATATTTGAATTTATGTTATGCAAGGTGATTTTAGATGAATTGTAATTTTGGATGATGATTTTGGATTGTGATATTCTAATTGATGATAATGACGATTTTGAAGCTTGAAGTTGATTAGTTCAAACActattcttattttttaattatatatttaaagaCTAGTTAGTATATTGATATATGAATTTATGTTATGCAAGGTGATTTTGGATGAATTACAATTTTGGATGATGATTGTGGATTGTGACATTctaattgatgatgatgacgattTTGAATCTTAAAGTTGGTTCAAACAccattcatttttttatttgaaaactaATTAGTACTTTGATATTCGAATATTATGTTATGTAAGGTGATTTTGGATGAATTGCAATTTTGAATGATGATTTTGGATTGTGATATTTAAATTGATGATAATGACGATTTTGAAGCTTGAAGTTAGTTTAAacactgtttttgtttttaaaattatatatttaaagaCTAGTTAGTATTTTGATATTCGGATATTATGTTATGCAAAGTGATTTTGGAtgaatttcaattttagatGATGATTTCGGATAATGATATTCTAATTGATGATGACGGCGATTTTGAAGCTTGAAGTTAGTTCAAACATTAttcttgttatatatatatatatatatttgcagACTAGTTAGtactttaatatataaatttatatttagacTAGTTAGTACTAAGAGGTTTTCTTTAGTGATGGTATATGTAAAATTACTAGAAAAGTAGAGAAACAAAATTACCACACTTACCCATGCTTAGTCCTCTCACAACTCCTCATGGTTTGTTCATTAATCTAGCCTATTAGCAGACTCGTAGTCCATATCACACCCTCAGGGTTGGCTTCATTAGTGTGAAAATCTCTTGGAGTTAAGCATCAACAATATCAACTCCTTCAACTTGTCATTTAGGCCCTCCTTGATAGCTGCAACACTGGCCAGAGCTTCGGCGGGGTTGTACGGTGTGATATCTCCATCCTCGGGGTTACACAGATGCAACATTGTCTCTGATTGTAGTAGGGCTTTGAGAGCCTTTACAAGGTTGTAAATTCTCACTCTTAGGTTATTTTTTATCAGAGAATCCATGAAAAACAATGGATGTAAGCAACGGGAAAAACTAAagaatcaatatgtatttcaTGTAAACAATCAACTTGAACCAACAATGCACTATCATAGTTCAtatctctctctgttttttctcATGGACAAATAATCTGGAAGAGTATATAcagtatatgaaaaaaaacttGAAGTAAAACTGCACGATCATACAATTAGACCATCAATTTTGtacttatattgaacaaaaGGCTTTTCACTCCAAATACATTTCGACTATGATACAAAGTAAAGTTTATTACTTAGTAACTCTGACAAAGAAAGAGTGAGAGATTTATAGTTCATGCTCATTTGCCTGGACATACAAAACGCacataaaatttcaaaaaaaaaaaaaggaaaaggaaaagtcCATGGATCCATgtaaaaataatctcaaagaGTAAATACAGAATATGAAAATTAGCTTGAAGCAAAAGCTCCAAAACTCAAGTATCATACGAGACATATATCATTTTTGAACTAAAATTGCAACAACTTGATAAATATTATTCAAATTGAATCTTGATGGATGCAAATTAtacaagaaaatgaagctAAATTTTAGAAGAGCTATAGTTAGTACATTCGTACCAAAATTTATGCAGAGACTAGTTTCTTGATCAAATCTCCTGAAATTGTTCACCAAAaatccaaaagaagaagaattagATTAGAAATCCAAGCAAGTGCAGATTCATACAaaacatagagagagagagagagagagagagagagagagagagagagagagatgaataCGTATTGAGTGTCATAGTGAGAGTGTGAGGAGGCGAAATAGagaattttcggttttataggGGAATCAGAAGCTGACAAAATTAGT encodes:
- the LOC126786238 gene encoding small RNA 2'-O-methyltransferase-like, which encodes METEGASSVTVRKNTQTPKAIIHEKFGANACYTLEEVHESAENGCPGLAIVQKGPCLYCCTLKLPEITVVSGKFKKKKDAEQAAAELALEKLRFNPAAKRSSLPETWDGLVSQVKYLFSDEFLSSLHPLGGHLRAALQREGHRAGFVPACALAVFDATLNNLCKSIDPKVELDPFLIISYVIRAAARLSGYIASSEEELWIRRENPYPPEIIELSCIQPIPNKSGCPEILMVEAIIIPCSLEKTVERVILNLTSSGYYLDAIAKQLGLLEASDLMISRPIGKASSETRLHFAAPKQSLLDISSDAHSKEVCSFEGSSNARASYLSGQNIYGDAILATIGYTWRSKDLFYEDVSLKSYYRMLIGKTPSGLYKLSRGKILAAELPLAFTTNAKWKGLLPREILCTFCRQHRLSQPIFSTLSLEESSDSSQSHKKLRVTDLGVKDTEHANGCVVATGANETVKSGGSFSCELKVHSKFQDLILECSPKISFRMQNDSVQNASLKVLLWLDIYFTDPNVSFETLKASADDLDIRFEPNFFVEAFKLCQFFRNVGHSEIEEGKLVNSNSVNVPKSLSGQGLHSLIIEGPDSGVCPSNGSLSCVSYSASLVTEEHMKEQLESSDDFEFEIASGAVNPHLESVLIQMSVGQSACFFMDLPPQDLIFAAADDSARMFSLLSSKTCCLEFTIRLLRVIEPLEDRMEHAFFSPPLSKQRVEYAVQSIRESCSATLVDFGCGSGSLLDSLLNYPTSLEKIAGVDLSQKSLTSAAKILNTKLSSTSDVDISSTPLKSAILYDGSVTDSDSRLCGFDIGTCLEVIEHMEEDQAHLFGNVALSYFCPKILIVSTPNYEYNVILQKSTLSTPEDDPDERSESQPCKFRNHDHKFEWTRAQFNCWATELATRHNYDVEFSGVGGYGDEPGFASQIAVFRQRTIPQEDHPEEIPDSEHPYQVIWEWTSNDRS
- the LOC126786200 gene encoding putative germin-like protein 2-2 isoform X2, whose amino-acid sequence is MANQILVLAVLTMTSLTCTLVIAFEPSPLQDFCVADTTSSVNGLPCLDSKLAQADHFFFGGLHIAGNTSNPLGVRITPVNVAQISGLNTLGISLARIDYAPWGVTPPHTHPRATEILTVLEGTVAVGFVTSNPDNKLISKVLNKGDVFVFPVGLVHYQQNVGNGTAVSLSSLSSQNPGVITIANSVFGANPSISDDVLAKAFQVDKSIISDLQIKF
- the LOC126786200 gene encoding putative germin-like protein 2-1 isoform X3 is translated as MANQILVLAVLTMTSLTCTLVIAFEPSPLQDFCVADTTSSGLHIAGNTSNPLGVRITPVNVAQISGLNTLGISLARIDYAPWGVTPPHTHPRATEILTVLEGTVAVGFVTSNPDNKLISKVLNKGDVFVFPVGLVHYQQNVGNGTAVSLSSLSSQNPGVITIANSVFGANPSISDDVLAKAFQVDKSIISDLQIKF
- the LOC126786200 gene encoding putative germin-like protein 2-2 isoform X1; amino-acid sequence: MANQILVLAVLTMTSLTCTLVIAFEPSPLQDFCVADTTSSVPRVNGLPCLDSKLAQADHFFFGGLHIAGNTSNPLGVRITPVNVAQISGLNTLGISLARIDYAPWGVTPPHTHPRATEILTVLEGTVAVGFVTSNPDNKLISKVLNKGDVFVFPVGLVHYQQNVGNGTAVSLSSLSSQNPGVITIANSVFGANPSISDDVLAKAFQVDKSIISDLQIKF